In Virgibacillus sp. NKC19-16, a single genomic region encodes these proteins:
- a CDS encoding alpha/beta hydrolase, with the protein MGRKGTMIEKEIKSDYLHETMTLKLYQPESFSPLYKYHICIMQDGDDYYQMGRIATLSDRLHDSEEITNTVLVGIHYQNRYDRKEKYHPSGEQNAAYIKFLVNEVVPLLDRELPTYHMGKSRALMGDSLAGTLAFMTALKYPNTFGKVIMQSPLVDEEVLDAVENAKDIYSIDIYHTIGTEETAVDTTDDGKVDFLTPNRQLKKLLQEKGACYTYHELEEGQHTWKYWQKDMKRVLTSMFGG; encoded by the coding sequence ATGGGCAGAAAAGGTACCATGATCGAAAAAGAAATAAAGAGTGACTATTTACATGAAACGATGACATTGAAATTGTATCAGCCTGAATCATTTTCTCCCCTATACAAGTATCATATTTGTATTATGCAAGACGGAGATGATTATTATCAGATGGGAAGAATTGCAACACTTAGTGACCGGTTGCATGATAGTGAGGAAATAACGAATACGGTACTAGTGGGCATTCATTACCAGAATAGATATGATCGCAAAGAAAAATATCATCCAAGCGGGGAGCAAAACGCGGCTTACATCAAGTTCCTGGTAAATGAGGTTGTTCCTTTACTGGACAGGGAACTTCCTACATACCATATGGGAAAGTCACGTGCATTAATGGGTGATTCCCTTGCCGGTACATTGGCATTTATGACAGCACTAAAATATCCGAACACATTCGGTAAAGTAATCATGCAATCCCCTTTAGTTGATGAAGAGGTACTAGATGCAGTTGAAAACGCGAAGGATATCTATTCCATTGATATATATCATACCATTGGTACAGAGGAAACCGCAGTAGATACGACAGATGATGGCAAAGTTGATTTTTTAACACCGAACCGACAATTAAAGAAGCTCTTGCAGGAAAAAGGAGCGTGTTATACGTATCATGAATTAGAAGAAGGCCAGCACACTTGGAAGTATTGGCAAAAGGACATGAAACGTGTGTTAACATCCATGTTTGGCGGCTAA
- a CDS encoding YjcG family protein yields the protein MKYGIAIFPSKSVQDEANSYRMRYDPRYDLVPPHITLKESFEADDKQIEELVTELKHIANEFEPFTINVNKVSTFYPVTNTIYLKVEPIQELIDLNEKMQQGKFPENQSYSFVPHITVAQELADDEYSDVFGSLKMKKIQFDDEIDRFQLLYQLDNGSWSVHETFVFGKEYV from the coding sequence ATGAAATACGGTATCGCTATTTTTCCATCAAAATCAGTTCAAGATGAAGCAAATTCATATCGAATGCGCTATGATCCTCGTTATGATTTAGTACCACCACATATTACGTTGAAGGAATCTTTTGAGGCGGATGATAAACAAATCGAAGAACTGGTGACAGAGCTGAAACATATAGCAAACGAGTTTGAACCTTTTACGATTAATGTGAACAAAGTCAGTACATTCTACCCTGTGACAAACACGATTTATTTAAAAGTAGAACCGATTCAAGAACTTATCGATCTAAATGAAAAGATGCAGCAAGGTAAGTTTCCTGAAAATCAGTCGTATTCCTTTGTTCCCCATATTACAGTCGCACAAGAGCTCGCTGATGATGAATATTCCGATGTATTTGGCAGCCTGAAAATGAAAAAGATCCAGTTTGATGATGAAATTGACCGTTTTCAATTGTTGTATCAGCTGGATAATGGCTCCTGGTCGGTGCATGAAACATTTGTATTTGGGAAGGAATACGTGTGA
- a CDS encoding SDR family NAD(P)-dependent oxidoreductase, with product MTFPVLEDKVAIVTGAAMGMGLATAKLFADAKAKVVIADLNEEKGQAAVSEIEENGGTAFFVKVDISKSDQVQNLINATVEKYGRLDVAVNNAALTPDDKPAAEFDEDYWDKLMSIDLKGTALSMKYELQQMIKQGDGGSIINISSVSGFRPQPDNIAYVAAKHGVVGMTKVAALENGDKNIRVNSVAPGAIDTPMLRGALEQFGYTAEEYAPQLSLLNRFGKAEEIAEASLWLASDQSSYITGTTIHADAGYTSR from the coding sequence ATGACATTTCCTGTACTAGAAGACAAAGTAGCAATTGTAACAGGCGCAGCAATGGGAATGGGCCTTGCAACTGCCAAACTTTTTGCAGATGCTAAAGCAAAAGTGGTTATTGCAGATTTAAATGAAGAAAAAGGACAAGCAGCTGTTTCTGAAATTGAAGAAAATGGAGGAACGGCATTTTTTGTTAAAGTTGATATTTCTAAATCAGACCAAGTACAAAACCTAATTAATGCTACGGTTGAAAAATATGGCCGTCTTGATGTAGCTGTTAATAATGCTGCTTTAACTCCAGATGATAAGCCAGCAGCAGAGTTTGATGAAGATTATTGGGATAAGCTAATGTCAATTGACCTCAAAGGAACAGCATTATCTATGAAATATGAACTACAACAGATGATTAAGCAAGGTGACGGTGGATCTATCATTAACATTTCATCAGTAAGCGGATTCCGTCCTCAGCCAGATAATATTGCTTATGTTGCAGCTAAACACGGTGTAGTAGGAATGACCAAGGTTGCTGCGCTGGAAAATGGTGACAAAAATATTCGTGTGAATTCTGTAGCTCCAGGTGCGATCGATACACCAATGCTTCGTGGAGCTTTGGAGCAGTTCGGGTATACTGCAGAAGAATACGCACCACAGCTTAGTCTGTTAAATCGATTTGGAAAAGCTGAAGAAATTGCAGAGGCAAGCCTATGGTTAGCTTCCGATCAGTCCTCTTATATCACTGGAACAACTATACATGCTGATGCTGGATACACAAGTCGTTAA
- a CDS encoding CotY/CotZ family spore coat protein: protein MGCGKDYGTGNCVCDILREISEAQSDVVENCCDTSCEQSINDLLGESENNNGLDTVPVILYCKDGCKPFKGYGANPNDIGDITSSFYFRVKKVTKDCCATLELLRDPKDGNRDPKSPCEQDTKPLLATGICMTVDLDCFCHVTCLPAINAL, encoded by the coding sequence ATGGGTTGTGGAAAAGATTATGGCACAGGTAACTGTGTATGTGATATTTTAAGAGAGATTTCGGAGGCACAGAGTGATGTCGTAGAGAATTGCTGTGACACAAGTTGCGAACAATCGATCAACGATTTGCTAGGTGAATCAGAAAATAATAACGGTTTGGATACAGTACCAGTCATCTTATATTGTAAAGATGGTTGCAAACCATTTAAAGGATATGGTGCTAACCCGAACGATATTGGTGACATAACATCCAGCTTCTACTTTAGGGTGAAAAAAGTAACAAAAGATTGCTGTGCAACACTTGAACTATTAAGAGATCCGAAAGATGGAAACAGAGATCCTAAAAGCCCGTGTGAGCAAGATACTAAACCATTACTTGCCACTGGAATCTGCATGACTGTAGATCTCGATTGCTTCTGTCATGTTACTTGTCTGCCAGCAATAAACGCACTTTAA
- a CDS encoding metal-dependent hydrolase: MNGTGHAAIGAATGFIVANTFHATPSTTLLFVGLGGVSGLIPDLDIDGKLRDKITLSHKVIQTVALLIGILMVLYSFYEGASTDRYLGIGIGLGMIILSSSIKQKHMLTITGIGVIAGGSSLQETWMMLFGIYILIASFVSHRSYTHSIVGVIFFGIIVSELEVSLGINGIFYTCLAGYISHLIADSKLLPFSKRGIKLFLPVSSKEF, translated from the coding sequence GTGAATGGTACAGGACATGCGGCAATTGGAGCAGCAACAGGATTTATCGTAGCGAACACTTTTCATGCCACACCTTCAACAACACTCCTTTTCGTTGGACTTGGAGGAGTTTCAGGATTAATTCCCGACCTCGACATTGATGGGAAGCTTCGGGACAAAATCACGCTATCCCATAAGGTGATTCAAACTGTTGCATTGTTGATCGGGATTCTGATGGTTTTATATAGTTTTTACGAGGGAGCCAGTACTGATAGGTACTTGGGAATCGGTATCGGCCTGGGAATGATTATCTTATCCTCATCCATCAAGCAAAAGCATATGTTAACCATCACAGGAATCGGGGTCATTGCAGGAGGATCCTCCTTACAGGAAACCTGGATGATGCTATTTGGAATTTATATTTTAATCGCGTCTTTCGTTTCGCATCGCAGCTATACCCATTCGATAGTTGGTGTTATTTTCTTCGGAATCATTGTTTCTGAATTGGAAGTGTCCCTCGGCATTAATGGCATTTTCTACACCTGCCTGGCAGGCTATATCAGTCATTTAATTGCGGACAGTAAACTGCTTCCGTTTAGTAAACGAGGAATTAAGCTATTTTTGCCTGTTTCTTCAAAGGAATTCTAG
- a CDS encoding GNAT family N-acetyltransferase yields the protein MNIKIAETNKDIDHAYHVRMTVFVDEQKVPPEEEVDDHDKTCLHFIGYEDEKPIAASRLRFVDNYGKLERICVLKNHRGKSHGTEIIDKMEEIISNKGYAKSKLNAQTHAVNFYQHLGYEVISGEFMDAGIPHVTMIKHLP from the coding sequence GTGAATATTAAAATAGCAGAAACAAATAAAGATATTGATCATGCCTATCATGTTCGTATGACCGTATTTGTTGATGAACAAAAAGTGCCTCCTGAAGAGGAAGTGGATGACCATGACAAAACATGTCTCCACTTTATTGGGTATGAGGATGAGAAGCCGATTGCAGCCAGCCGTCTTCGGTTTGTTGACAATTACGGAAAACTCGAGCGAATTTGTGTATTAAAAAATCACCGTGGCAAATCACATGGGACAGAGATCATCGATAAAATGGAAGAGATAATTTCAAACAAAGGCTATGCTAAATCAAAATTGAACGCACAAACACATGCAGTGAATTTTTACCAGCACTTAGGCTATGAAGTTATATCCGGTGAATTTATGGATGCAGGTATTCCGCATGTAACCATGATTAAGCATTTACCCTAA
- a CDS encoding CotO family spore coat protein, which translates to MGKKKFAKDPLLYIHQPSAQTPKAPMQHNYTSPQRRRNKEVDAYAATPKAQSVLKKPLNRSFYKEEALYSDEMESETETNESEEDNDDEVIVDEEKDEKKFKDMTLKEKVAYFVDTPEYAPKLRCEVKTEKRSYRGVITDSKDDDVFIRIGKRASSTAVPMEEIISIRLLGF; encoded by the coding sequence ATGGGAAAGAAGAAATTTGCGAAGGATCCATTGTTATACATTCATCAGCCATCTGCACAAACACCAAAAGCACCGATGCAGCATAACTATACGTCACCTCAAAGAAGGCGAAATAAGGAAGTAGATGCTTATGCAGCAACTCCAAAGGCACAATCTGTTCTGAAAAAGCCACTGAATCGAAGTTTTTACAAGGAAGAAGCACTTTATTCTGATGAAATGGAATCTGAAACTGAAACAAACGAAAGTGAAGAAGATAATGATGATGAAGTAATAGTGGATGAAGAAAAAGACGAAAAAAAATTTAAGGATATGACATTGAAAGAGAAGGTCGCTTATTTTGTAGACACCCCGGAGTATGCACCGAAATTAAGGTGTGAAGTTAAAACGGAGAAAAGGAGCTACCGTGGTGTAATTACGGACTCAAAAGATGATGATGTATTTATTCGAATAGGTAAGCGTGCCTCCAGTACGGCAGTTCCAATGGAAGAAATCATATCGATTCGATTGTTAGGTTTTTAA
- the mgtE gene encoding magnesium transporter: MESKENDDIKYGEHWKKLQIALKNEQMTDFRVEFLDLHPYDQAVFFFEQEKEIRLQIYTYLSPEEIAEIMENMELDDTKIFFAEMDPRFASMVLAEMAADNAVDILNELDKDQVASFLTIMDKASADEIKQLLHYEEKTAGSIMTTEFIAIMKTKTVKQAMHQLKEEAPDAETIYYLYILDEDKRLVGVLSLRDLIIAEDDVRIEAVMSEKIVSVSVGKDQEEVAQMIRDYDFLALPVVDFQNHLLGIITVDDILDVMEEEASEDYSRLAAVADTDSRYDSAFNSAKKRLPWLVILLFLGMFTASLIGQFEATLDQVAVLAIFIPLIAGMAGNTGTQALAVAVRGLATGDYGKQKKAKLILREATTGLITGTVCGIVITIVIYLWQGDIFLGLLVGISIMATLIVATLAGSLIPMLIHRFKIDPAVASGPFITTINDIISILIYFGMATAFMDYLI, translated from the coding sequence ATGGAATCCAAAGAAAACGATGATATAAAGTATGGGGAACATTGGAAAAAGCTGCAAATAGCATTAAAAAATGAGCAAATGACAGATTTTCGTGTTGAATTTCTGGATTTACATCCATATGATCAAGCAGTGTTTTTTTTCGAACAAGAAAAAGAAATTCGTCTGCAAATATATACCTATTTATCTCCAGAAGAAATAGCAGAAATTATGGAAAACATGGAGTTAGACGATACGAAAATATTTTTCGCGGAGATGGATCCACGCTTCGCATCGATGGTATTAGCGGAAATGGCAGCAGATAACGCTGTGGATATACTAAATGAACTGGACAAAGATCAGGTGGCTAGCTTCTTAACAATTATGGACAAAGCTTCCGCAGATGAAATTAAACAATTGCTTCATTATGAAGAGAAAACAGCCGGAAGTATCATGACGACTGAATTTATAGCCATTATGAAAACGAAGACGGTTAAACAAGCCATGCATCAATTAAAAGAGGAGGCCCCGGACGCAGAAACAATTTATTATCTCTATATTTTGGATGAAGATAAGCGTTTAGTCGGTGTGCTCTCCTTACGTGATTTAATTATAGCAGAGGATGATGTCCGTATTGAAGCGGTGATGAGTGAGAAAATTGTCTCCGTATCAGTGGGGAAAGATCAAGAAGAGGTTGCGCAAATGATTCGGGATTATGATTTTCTTGCACTTCCGGTTGTTGATTTTCAAAATCATTTACTTGGCATTATTACCGTTGACGATATTCTGGACGTTATGGAAGAGGAAGCAAGCGAAGACTATTCCAGGCTGGCAGCTGTAGCTGATACAGACAGTCGTTATGACAGTGCGTTTAATTCAGCAAAAAAGCGCCTCCCATGGCTGGTTATCCTATTATTTTTAGGCATGTTTACCGCAAGTCTAATCGGACAATTTGAGGCTACCCTTGATCAAGTTGCCGTATTAGCTATATTTATTCCATTAATTGCCGGGATGGCTGGAAATACAGGTACCCAGGCTTTAGCAGTCGCTGTACGAGGACTTGCAACTGGTGACTATGGAAAACAGAAGAAAGCCAAACTGATTTTACGTGAAGCGACTACTGGATTGATCACCGGTACGGTATGTGGAATCGTGATTACAATCGTTATTTATTTGTGGCAGGGTGATATATTTTTAGGTTTATTAGTAGGCATTTCTATTATGGCAACACTCATTGTAGCCACATTAGCAGGATCATTAATCCCGATGTTAATACACCGTTTTAAAATTGACCCGGCCGTAGCATCAGGGCCGTTTATCACAACGATCAATGACATTATTTCCATTTTGATTTATTTCGGCATGGCAACAGCGTTTATGGATTATTTGATTTGA
- a CDS encoding ABC transporter ATP-binding protein — protein sequence MAYTLMLVELAVELLLPLFLGLMINQGVMNQDLNNILMWGAIMIGLAFIALIAGIFNSFYSAHVSFAFGYDIRQKLFEKIQDFSFRNLNQYPTSALVTRFTNDVRQIQNTLFMALRIMAKAPLLVLGGVVMAFIVNAKLAVVFLVTVPLLILFLLWVLKFAGKMFKKVQGNVDNVNRVMQENLAGMRLIKAFVRRGFEENRFIKANSDLANTTKTTFRFVEASMPVLLFVMNLSLIFIIWFGNAQAFAGQTSVGEVVTIVNYALRVSMSISMFSFIIMALSRTKASAGRLDEVFTLDVDLQDQQDIDQRRAVTDGKVEYQHVSFSYPGADEGTLTDISFTLHPGEKLAIIGATGSGKTSLFQLLPRLYDLDSGEIFIDGKRISSYLLDKLRGSIGYVPQSPLLFTGTIKDNIAWGKKDATFQDIIRSAKDAQIHETIMELPDQYETRVGQKGVNLSGGQKQRISIARALIRNPKILMLDDSTSALDLATESRLLEAIQPYQCTTLIVTQKVSTARSADRILLLDDGEVLNIGSHEELMKQSDLYRKIVESQFGKEYANVK from the coding sequence ATGGCTTATACATTAATGCTTGTGGAACTTGCAGTGGAATTACTACTTCCCCTTTTCCTCGGATTAATGATTAATCAAGGTGTGATGAATCAGGATTTAAATAATATTCTTATGTGGGGCGCAATTATGATCGGTCTCGCATTTATTGCTTTAATAGCTGGAATTTTTAATTCGTTTTATTCGGCCCATGTAAGTTTTGCTTTTGGCTATGATATCCGACAGAAATTGTTTGAAAAGATTCAAGACTTTTCTTTCCGAAACCTGAATCAATATCCAACTTCCGCGCTTGTGACAAGGTTTACGAATGACGTGCGGCAAATTCAAAATACCTTATTTATGGCTCTACGCATTATGGCAAAGGCACCTTTACTTGTATTGGGTGGGGTTGTGATGGCATTTATTGTAAATGCCAAACTTGCAGTGGTCTTTCTAGTTACCGTACCGCTTCTTATTCTGTTTCTTTTATGGGTACTTAAATTCGCTGGTAAAATGTTTAAGAAGGTACAAGGTAATGTGGATAATGTGAATCGCGTTATGCAGGAGAACCTTGCCGGGATGCGGTTGATTAAAGCATTTGTCAGGCGCGGATTTGAGGAGAATCGGTTTATTAAGGCAAACAGCGATTTGGCAAACACAACCAAAACAACCTTTCGATTTGTTGAAGCTTCCATGCCTGTATTGTTGTTTGTTATGAACCTAAGCCTTATTTTCATCATCTGGTTTGGAAATGCACAAGCGTTCGCCGGCCAAACTTCTGTTGGTGAGGTTGTGACAATTGTCAACTACGCATTGCGTGTATCCATGTCCATCTCCATGTTTTCCTTTATCATTATGGCATTATCACGCACAAAAGCCTCGGCCGGACGTTTGGATGAGGTGTTTACATTGGATGTGGACCTGCAGGATCAACAAGATATAGATCAAAGACGAGCCGTTACGGACGGCAAAGTGGAGTATCAGCATGTATCCTTCAGCTACCCGGGGGCAGATGAGGGGACTTTAACAGATATCTCATTCACGCTACACCCAGGTGAAAAACTTGCCATTATTGGGGCCACAGGATCTGGAAAAACATCCTTGTTTCAGCTTCTGCCCCGACTTTATGATTTAGACAGTGGGGAAATTTTTATTGATGGGAAGCGAATTTCTTCCTATCTATTAGATAAACTTCGCGGCAGTATTGGTTATGTCCCACAAAGCCCGCTTCTTTTTACCGGGACAATCAAGGATAATATTGCATGGGGTAAAAAGGATGCTACATTTCAGGACATCATCCGTTCTGCAAAAGATGCGCAGATTCATGAAACGATTATGGAGCTACCTGATCAATATGAAACAAGAGTCGGTCAAAAAGGGGTTAACTTATCCGGTGGGCAAAAACAGCGTATTTCCATTGCCCGTGCGCTCATCCGTAATCCAAAAATTTTAATGCTTGATGATAGTACGAGTGCACTGGATCTAGCCACAGAATCACGGCTGCTTGAAGCTATCCAGCCTTATCAGTGCACGACATTAATCGTTACGCAAAAAGTATCTACAGCAAGGAGCGCAGACCGCATTTTACTACTAGATGACGGGGAAGTTCTCAACATCGGCTCCCATGAGGAATTAATGAAACAATCCGACCTCTATCGCAAAATTGTGGAGTCACAATTTGGAAAGGAGTATGCCAATGTCAAGTAA
- a CDS encoding YjzC family protein: MAEQSQFRAGQKAPNNGIYIESGETGSNVNDPQQVKLEAGEKFPENANQDRVWINQRDLNKPGVQGRSNN; the protein is encoded by the coding sequence ATGGCTGAACAATCTCAATTTCGTGCTGGACAAAAAGCACCGAACAATGGAATTTATATTGAAAGTGGTGAAACAGGCAGTAATGTGAATGATCCGCAACAAGTAAAACTGGAAGCCGGTGAAAAATTTCCGGAGAACGCCAATCAGGATCGTGTATGGATTAATCAGCGGGACCTAAATAAACCTGGTGTTCAAGGGAGGAGTAATAACTAG
- a CDS encoding DUF421 domain-containing protein, with protein sequence MQDYLPMLWDTLFGFFALFLVTKILGKTQISQLTPFDFIAGLILGELVGNALFDEKAGIPEIAFVVTLWAVLLYITEIITQKFKRTRALIEGSPAIVIYNGKLIRDTMKKNKLDVNQLKNLLRGKDVFSIQEVEYAILEVNGTVSVLRKSAFQTPTKGDINVSPQEVKLPTTLINDGEIIYDNLKEKNLNEEWLLEQLKEQDFNTAEDVFYAEYTKDKKLFVLPFVNRNHDKYDV encoded by the coding sequence ATGCAAGATTATTTACCAATGCTTTGGGATACCTTATTTGGTTTCTTTGCCTTATTTTTAGTGACAAAAATACTAGGAAAAACACAGATTTCACAATTAACCCCATTTGATTTTATTGCAGGCCTGATTTTAGGGGAACTTGTTGGTAATGCATTATTTGACGAGAAAGCCGGCATACCTGAAATAGCATTCGTGGTTACTTTATGGGCAGTTTTATTATACATTACAGAAATAATCACACAAAAATTTAAAAGAACTCGTGCACTAATAGAAGGAAGTCCAGCGATTGTTATTTACAATGGTAAATTAATTCGTGATACCATGAAAAAGAATAAACTTGATGTTAATCAGCTGAAAAATTTACTGCGTGGGAAAGATGTTTTCTCTATTCAAGAGGTAGAATATGCCATCCTGGAAGTAAATGGGACAGTATCTGTGTTGCGAAAGTCGGCTTTTCAAACTCCTACAAAGGGCGATATTAATGTATCACCACAAGAGGTCAAACTCCCTACAACCCTTATCAATGATGGGGAAATTATTTATGATAATCTCAAGGAAAAGAATCTCAACGAAGAATGGCTACTGGAACAACTAAAAGAGCAGGATTTCAACACTGCTGAAGACGTGTTTTATGCAGAATATACGAAGGATAAAAAGCTGTTCGTATTACCATTTGTAAATCGAAATCATGATAAATATGATGTCTAA
- a CDS encoding ABC transporter ATP-binding protein, which translates to MSSNPLKAPFQYKKVSLDDVTTDNQRKAKDVSGTIKRIWSYLAREKRKLTLVIFMVMASSGLALLGPFMVGMAIDDYIVTQESAGLGMLLVGLIFVYLFHSLSIFLQNFWMVGVAQNTVYSLRADLFQQFHRLPISYFDKRQHGELMSRLTNDIDNVNNTLNQSVIQIFSSVLTLVGTIIVMLYLSPILTAVTMSIIPAMLYAIRWITKRTGPLYKLQQKDIGDVNGYVEEVVSGQHVVKTFSQEEQVIEAFEERNNKLKNTGFWAQTIAGFIPKVMNMLNFLSFGLIALVGGILAINTTLVTIGVIVIFTEYARQFTRPLNELSNQFNVLLSAIAGAERVFNVIDETQEETDENAAKTLSSTNGHVTFDNVSFAYEETPILKNISFEARPDETIAFVGHTGAGKTTIINLISRFYNYDSGKIALDGIDLKDIKRSSLRQHMAFVLQDSFLFHTTIRENIRYGRLDATDEDVIHAAKNANAHEFINKLLDGYDTVLDQEGSGISQGQKQLLTIARALLAEPKILVLDEATSNIDTITELKIQEALKRLMLGRTSFVIAHRLNTIQEADTIVMMEHGEIIEKGNHEELISQRGRYYQLYKGQLLEKAN; encoded by the coding sequence ATGTCAAGTAATCCATTAAAAGCCCCTTTTCAATATAAAAAAGTTTCATTAGACGATGTTACGACAGATAATCAACGAAAAGCGAAAGACGTGAGTGGAACCATCAAGCGTATATGGAGCTATTTAGCTAGAGAAAAACGTAAGCTGACCCTTGTCATATTTATGGTAATGGCCAGCTCCGGATTAGCGCTTCTCGGTCCATTTATGGTTGGTATGGCGATCGATGACTATATCGTTACCCAGGAAAGTGCAGGGCTTGGTATGTTGCTAGTGGGGCTCATTTTTGTTTACCTGTTCCACTCGCTATCCATTTTCCTGCAAAACTTTTGGATGGTGGGTGTTGCACAAAATACGGTTTACTCCTTACGAGCGGACTTATTCCAGCAGTTTCATCGTTTGCCGATATCCTATTTTGATAAACGGCAGCACGGCGAATTAATGAGCCGCTTAACGAATGACATCGATAATGTGAACAACACACTAAACCAATCAGTTATCCAAATTTTTTCGAGTGTGTTAACGCTTGTAGGAACGATTATTGTCATGCTGTATCTTAGTCCCATATTAACTGCCGTAACTATGTCGATTATACCGGCAATGCTTTACGCCATACGGTGGATCACGAAACGTACCGGTCCCCTGTATAAATTGCAGCAGAAAGATATTGGGGATGTAAATGGCTATGTAGAGGAAGTTGTTTCAGGCCAGCATGTTGTAAAAACTTTCTCCCAGGAAGAACAGGTTATTGAAGCATTCGAGGAAAGAAATAACAAGCTCAAAAATACAGGATTTTGGGCACAAACCATTGCGGGATTTATTCCAAAAGTCATGAATATGTTAAACTTTCTAAGCTTTGGTTTAATCGCACTTGTTGGTGGTATTCTTGCCATTAATACAACGCTTGTGACAATTGGGGTCATCGTTATTTTCACCGAATATGCACGTCAATTCACCCGTCCCCTGAACGAACTTTCCAATCAGTTTAATGTGCTGCTTTCTGCGATTGCGGGTGCGGAGCGTGTATTTAATGTCATTGATGAGACGCAGGAAGAAACCGATGAAAACGCGGCAAAAACACTTTCTTCAACGAATGGTCATGTTACATTTGACAACGTGTCCTTCGCCTATGAAGAAACACCTATTTTAAAAAATATTAGCTTTGAAGCGCGTCCCGACGAAACAATTGCTTTTGTCGGACATACCGGCGCAGGAAAAACGACAATCATCAATTTGATCTCTCGCTTCTATAACTATGACAGTGGAAAAATAGCACTCGATGGAATTGATTTGAAAGACATCAAACGCTCCAGCCTAAGGCAACATATGGCATTTGTATTGCAGGATTCTTTCCTGTTTCATACCACGATCCGGGAAAATATTCGGTATGGTCGTTTGGATGCAACAGACGAGGATGTCATTCATGCCGCTAAGAATGCAAACGCGCATGAATTCATAAATAAGCTGTTAGATGGATACGACACGGTTCTTGACCAGGAAGGCAGTGGAATCAGCCAGGGTCAGAAACAGCTGTTAACAATTGCCAGGGCATTGCTCGCGGAACCGAAAATTCTTGTGCTGGATGAGGCTACTAGTAACATTGATACCATTACAGAATTGAAAATACAAGAAGCTTTAAAACGGCTAATGCTTGGAAGAACCAGCTTTGTTATTGCTCACCGTTTGAATACGATTCAAGAAGCGGATACAATTGTTATGATGGAGCATGGGGAAATCATTGAAAAAGGCAACCATGAAGAGTTGATTAGTCAGCGCGGGCGCTATTATCAATTATACAAAGGCCAATTATTAGAAAAAGCGAATTAA